A genomic segment from Nicotiana tabacum cultivar K326 chromosome 7, ASM71507v2, whole genome shotgun sequence encodes:
- the LOC107800177 gene encoding uncharacterized protein LOC107800177 isoform X2 yields the protein MATSSSVAPLCFSLSSELLPSVRREKPNSLSWSSSFPQLKLSVSSIPCPSNLSLRQFVIEAAWTRRSRSEAAKRPNRKSWKQRTDMYLRPFLLNIFFSKRFIHAKVMHRGTSKVISVATTNAKDLRNSLPSLTDNNAARVIGKLIAERSKEADVYAIAYEPGRNERIEGRLGIILDTIQENGIIFV from the exons ATGGCTACTTCTTCTTCGGTAGCACCTCTCTGTTTCTCCCTTTCCTCCGAATTGCTTCCATCTGTGCGTAGAGAGAAACCCAATTCCCTTTCATGGTCTTCTTCTTTTCCCCAACTCAAACTTTCTGTTTCTTCCATTCCCTGCCCTTCTAATCTCTCTCTCCGCCAg TTTGTTATTGAGGCTGCATGGACAAGAAGATCGCGGAGTGAAGCTGCAAAAAGGCCCAACAGGAAATCATGGAAACAAAGGACGGATATGTATTTGAGACCTTTTTTGctaaacattttcttttcaaaacgATTTATCCATGCAAAAGTAATGCATCGAGGAACCAGCAAGGTGATCTCTGTTGCTACCACAAATGCGAAAGACTTAAGGAACTCATTGCCTTCCCTTACTGACAACAACGCTGCCAGGGTGATAGGCAAGTTGATTGCAGAGCGATCAAAAGAAGCTGATGTCTATGCCATTGCATATGAGCCCGGGAGGAATGAGCGAATAGAAGGTAGACTTGGGATTATTCTTGACACTATCCAAGAAAATGGCatcatatttgtttaa
- the LOC107800177 gene encoding uncharacterized protein LOC107800177 isoform X1, whose product MATSSSVAPLCFSLSSELLPSVRREKPNSLSWSSSFPQLKLSVSSIPCPSNLSLRQKFVIEAAWTRRSRSEAAKRPNRKSWKQRTDMYLRPFLLNIFFSKRFIHAKVMHRGTSKVISVATTNAKDLRNSLPSLTDNNAARVIGKLIAERSKEADVYAIAYEPGRNERIEGRLGIILDTIQENGIIFV is encoded by the exons ATGGCTACTTCTTCTTCGGTAGCACCTCTCTGTTTCTCCCTTTCCTCCGAATTGCTTCCATCTGTGCGTAGAGAGAAACCCAATTCCCTTTCATGGTCTTCTTCTTTTCCCCAACTCAAACTTTCTGTTTCTTCCATTCCCTGCCCTTCTAATCTCTCTCTCCGCCAg aagTTTGTTATTGAGGCTGCATGGACAAGAAGATCGCGGAGTGAAGCTGCAAAAAGGCCCAACAGGAAATCATGGAAACAAAGGACGGATATGTATTTGAGACCTTTTTTGctaaacattttcttttcaaaacgATTTATCCATGCAAAAGTAATGCATCGAGGAACCAGCAAGGTGATCTCTGTTGCTACCACAAATGCGAAAGACTTAAGGAACTCATTGCCTTCCCTTACTGACAACAACGCTGCCAGGGTGATAGGCAAGTTGATTGCAGAGCGATCAAAAGAAGCTGATGTCTATGCCATTGCATATGAGCCCGGGAGGAATGAGCGAATAGAAGGTAGACTTGGGATTATTCTTGACACTATCCAAGAAAATGGCatcatatttgtttaa
- the LOC107800174 gene encoding UMP-CMP kinase 3-like: protein MGTVVDSSNQGAGSLPTNKKVSVIFVLGGPGSGKGTQCANIVENFGYTHLSAGDLLRAEIKSGSENGTMISNMIKEGKIVPSEVTIKLLQRAIQENGNDKFLIDGFPRNEENRAAFESVTGIEPEFVLFFDCPEEEMERRLLGRNQGREDDNIDTIRKRFKVFLESSLPVIEYYNSKGKVRKIDAAKPVGEVFEAVKAVFAPAVEKVAA, encoded by the exons ATGGGGACTGTTGTCGATTCTTCTAACCAG GGAGCAGGAAGCCTGCCAACCAACAAGAAGGTCTCTGTTATTTTTGTTCTAG GTGGCCCAGGCAGTGGTAAGGGCACCCAGTGTGCTAATATTGTTGAAAACTTTGGGTACACCCATCTAAGTGCTGGTGATCTTCTCCGAGCAGAAATAAAATCTGGTTCAGAGAACGG GACGATGATTTCAAACATGATTAAAGAAGGGAAAATTGTACCATCAGAGGTAACAATTAAGCTTCTCCAACGAGCAATTCAGGAAAATGGGAACGACAAATTTCTTATTGATGGTTTCCCTCGCAATGAGGAGAACCGTGCAGCTTTTGAGTCAGTT ACTGGAATTGAGCCTGAGTTTGTGCTCTTCTTTGATTGTCCTGAAGAAGAGATGGAGAGACGTCTTTTGGGTCGGAACCAG GGAAGAGAAGATGATAATATTGATACAATAAGGAAGCGATTCAAGGTTTTCCTGGAATCTAGTTTACCTGTTATTGAATATTACAACTCCAAGGGGAAGGTTCGAAAG ATTGATGCTGCAAAGCCTGTTGGAGAAGTATTTGAAGCAGTTAAAGCTGTTTTTGCCCCAGCTGTTGAGAAG GTTGCTGCCTAG
- the LOC107778491 gene encoding pentatricopeptide repeat-containing protein At1g06270-like, which translates to MAAAKLHLSVRPICRAFASSARMLEETIKAVVEAKRYEQIPDILSSPKGSNHNPNPFSFLSTFPENTRVQIVDEILQSFIPVRPRSRPRIAYSSLLSYTLQSSNPLPLALAILQRTLRSGCLPVPQTHLLLSTAWLERRGKSHSVSSILLEMQDIGYSPDCGTCNYIILSLCKVDQIDEAANVLKGMARAGCIPDLDSYGTLIDNLSELRMTSAIIEMVNEMVVRFGLSPRKDTLVKALAAIRANKEIWRAIEVIEFLQNEGVHVGFECYEVVLEWCLENCQFVLAGKFVTEMTKRGFIPYIRSRQKVVEGLANIGEWELANALRQRFAQLRS; encoded by the coding sequence ATGGCAGCTGCAAAGCTGCATTTATCTGTTCGTCCTATTTGTCGTGCTTTTGCCTCTTCAGCAAGAATGCTTGAAGAAACCATTAAAGCAGTGGTGGAAGCAAAAAGATATGAACAGATTCCTGATATTTTGAGCTCCCCTAAAGGGTCTAACCACAATCCGAATCCCTTTTCATTTTTATCCACCTTTCCTGAGAACACAAGAGTCCAAATTGTTGACGAAATTTTACAATCTTTTATTCCAGTCAGGCCTCGTTCTCGCCCTCGAATTGCATATTCCTCTCTCCTTTCCTACACTCTCCAAAGCTCAAATCCTCTCCCActcgctcttgccattctccagCGTACCCTTCGCTCTGGCTGCCTTCCTGTACCTCAAACTCACCTCCTACTCTCCACTGCATGGCTTGAACGTCGGGGAAAATCTCATTCTGTTTCAAGCATATTGTTGGAAATGCAGGATATTGGATATAGCCCTGATTGTGGCACATGCAATTACATCATTTTATCACTTTGCAAGGTCGATCAGATAGATGAAGCAGCTAATGTATTGAAGGGCATGGCCCGGGCTGGTTGTATCCCGGATTTAGATAGTTACGGTACTTTAATTGACAACTTATCCGAGCTAAGAATGACGTCTGCTATCATAGAGATGGTGAATGAAATGGTTGTGAGGTTTGGCctgagcccgagaaaagacactTTGGTGAAAGCATTGGCAGCAATACGAGCTAACAAAGAGATATGGAGAGCGATTGAAGTAATTGAGTTTTTACAAAATGAGGGTGTCCATGTTGGGTTCGAGTGCTACGAGGTAGTCCTTGAATGGTGCTTAGAGAACTGCCAGTTTGTTTTGGCTGGAAAATTTGTCACAGAAATGACCAAGAGAGGGTTCATACCGTACATAAGGTCAAGGCAAAAGGTTGTTGAAGGCCTGGCAAATATTGGTGAATGGGAACTTGCCAATGCTCTGAGGCAGAGATTTGCACAACTAAGGTCATAG